From the Amycolatopsis thermoflava N1165 genome, one window contains:
- a CDS encoding NAD-dependent epimerase/dehydratase family protein, translating to MNSPASKGLRVVVTGASGNVGTSTVQALSRDPAVASILGVVRREPEWRVPKLEWRTADLAEDQIAHLVRGADVVIHLAWLFQPTHDPALTWRSNVLGAIRVFEAVARENVPAVVYSSSVGAYSPGPKDSPVTESWPTHGWPAAAYPREKAYLERYLDGFEKANPEVRVVRLRPAFVFKWEAASAQRRLFAGPFLPGSLARPSLIPVIPDVPGLRVQAVHSADIGEAFRLAALNDVRGAFNIAADPVVDAKALARLLGARTVPVPTWAIRGAVAAGWYAHLLPASPGLLDTVLRLPIMDTTRARDELGWTPRHDGLEAIGEFLAGLRAGAGMATPPLTPDNAPTRIQEVGTGIGNRP from the coding sequence ATGAACTCGCCAGCGAGCAAGGGTCTGCGCGTCGTCGTCACCGGCGCCAGCGGCAACGTGGGCACCAGCACCGTCCAGGCGCTCAGCCGCGACCCCGCCGTGGCGTCGATCCTCGGCGTGGTCCGCCGCGAACCGGAGTGGCGCGTCCCGAAGCTGGAGTGGCGCACCGCCGACCTGGCCGAGGACCAGATCGCCCACCTGGTGCGCGGCGCCGACGTGGTGATCCACCTGGCGTGGCTGTTCCAGCCCACCCATGACCCCGCCCTGACCTGGCGGTCCAACGTGCTCGGCGCGATCCGCGTGTTCGAGGCCGTGGCCAGGGAGAACGTCCCTGCCGTGGTGTACTCCTCGTCGGTCGGCGCCTACTCGCCCGGCCCGAAGGACAGCCCGGTCACCGAGAGCTGGCCCACCCACGGCTGGCCCGCGGCCGCCTACCCGCGCGAGAAGGCCTACCTGGAGCGCTACCTCGACGGGTTCGAGAAGGCCAACCCCGAGGTACGGGTGGTGCGGCTGCGCCCGGCGTTCGTCTTCAAATGGGAGGCCGCCTCGGCGCAGCGGCGGCTGTTCGCGGGCCCGTTCCTCCCCGGCAGCCTCGCCCGGCCGTCGCTGATCCCGGTCATCCCGGACGTCCCCGGTCTGCGCGTGCAGGCGGTGCACTCCGCCGACATCGGCGAAGCGTTCCGCCTGGCGGCGCTGAACGACGTGCGCGGCGCGTTCAACATCGCCGCCGACCCGGTCGTCGACGCCAAGGCGCTGGCCCGCCTGCTCGGCGCCCGCACGGTCCCGGTGCCCACGTGGGCGATCCGCGGCGCGGTCGCGGCCGGCTGGTACGCCCACCTGCTGCCGGCCTCACCCGGCCTGCTCGACACCGTCCTGCGGCTGCCGATCATGGACACCACCCGCGCCCGCGACGAGCTCGGCTGGACCCCGCGCCACGACGGCCTGGAAGCGATCGGCGAGTTCCTGGCCGGCCTGCGGGCCGGCGCGGGCATGGCGACGCCGCCGCTGACCCCGGACAACGCCCCGACCCGCATCCAGGAGGTGGGCACCGGCATCGGCAACCGGCCGTGA
- a CDS encoding M20/M25/M40 family metallo-hydrolase, translating to MSIETAADEAVTLTSDLIRIDTTNTGDPDTLVGEKAAAEFVAEKLTEVGYEIEYVESGGRNRHNVITRLAGADPSRGALLVHGHLDVVPADASEWSVHPFSGAIQDGYVWGRGAVDMKDMLGIMLALARHYKRENIVPPRDIIFAFLADEEAGGKYGAQWLVDNRPDLFEGATEAISEVGGFSISLKDDVRTYVVETAEKGIRWMKLRVRGTAGHGSMIHHDNAVTKLSAAVARLGQHRFPLVLTDSVREFLAGVTEITGWDFPEDDIDGAVAKLGNISRMIGATLRDTANPTMLTAGYKSNVIPSVAEAAVDCRILPGRMEAFDRELDEILGPDIEKEWMELPPVETTFDGALVDAMTASITAEDPGAKVLPYMLSGGTDAKSFQTLGIRNFGFVPLQLPADLDFSGLFHGVDERVPVDALKFGTRVLDRFFRAS from the coding sequence GTGAGCATCGAGACCGCGGCCGATGAAGCCGTCACGCTGACCAGCGACCTGATCCGCATCGACACCACCAACACCGGCGATCCGGACACGCTGGTGGGGGAGAAGGCGGCAGCGGAGTTCGTCGCCGAGAAGCTCACCGAGGTCGGCTACGAGATCGAGTACGTGGAGTCCGGCGGGCGCAACCGGCACAACGTCATCACCCGGCTCGCCGGCGCCGACCCCAGCCGCGGGGCGCTGCTCGTCCACGGCCACCTCGACGTCGTCCCCGCGGACGCGTCCGAGTGGTCGGTGCACCCCTTCTCCGGCGCCATCCAGGACGGCTACGTGTGGGGCCGCGGCGCCGTGGACATGAAGGACATGCTCGGCATCATGCTGGCGCTGGCCCGCCACTACAAGCGCGAGAACATCGTCCCGCCGCGCGACATCATCTTCGCCTTCCTCGCCGACGAGGAGGCCGGCGGCAAGTACGGCGCCCAGTGGCTGGTGGACAACCGCCCCGACCTGTTCGAAGGCGCCACCGAGGCGATCAGCGAGGTCGGCGGCTTCTCCATCAGCCTCAAGGACGACGTCCGCACCTACGTCGTGGAGACCGCGGAGAAGGGCATCCGCTGGATGAAGCTGCGCGTGCGCGGCACCGCCGGACACGGGTCGATGATCCACCACGACAACGCCGTCACCAAGCTCTCCGCCGCCGTCGCGCGGCTCGGGCAGCACCGGTTCCCGCTCGTGCTCACCGACTCCGTGCGCGAGTTCCTCGCCGGCGTCACCGAGATCACCGGCTGGGACTTCCCCGAGGACGACATCGACGGCGCGGTCGCCAAGCTCGGCAACATCTCCCGCATGATCGGCGCGACCCTGCGCGACACCGCCAACCCGACGATGCTCACCGCGGGCTACAAGTCCAACGTCATCCCCTCGGTCGCCGAGGCCGCCGTGGACTGCCGCATCCTGCCCGGCCGCATGGAGGCCTTCGACCGCGAGCTCGACGAGATCCTCGGCCCGGACATCGAGAAGGAGTGGATGGAGCTGCCCCCGGTCGAGACCACCTTCGACGGCGCGCTCGTCGACGCGATGACCGCCTCGATCACCGCCGAGGACCCGGGCGCGAAGGTGCTGCCCTACATGCTCTCCGGCGGCACCGACGCCAAGTCCTTCCAGACACTGGGCATCCGCAACTTCGGGTTCGTGCCGCTCCAGCTGCCCGCCGACCTGGACTTCTCCGGGCTGTTCCACGGCGTGGACGAGCGGGTGCCGGTGGACGCGCTCAAGTTCGGCACCCGGGTGCTGGACCGGTTCTTCCGCGCCTCGTGA
- a CDS encoding DUF5703 family protein: MKHQEAVVDEDWEYRRLQLPPGVSRRAAATQLSINAEYGGWELSTVRLYSDGTRRVWLRRKRQPATALPEVLI, translated from the coding sequence ATGAAGCACCAGGAGGCGGTGGTCGACGAGGACTGGGAGTACCGCCGGTTGCAGTTGCCACCCGGCGTCTCCCGGCGGGCCGCGGCCACGCAGCTGTCCATCAACGCCGAGTACGGCGGGTGGGAGCTCTCGACGGTCCGGCTCTACTCCGACGGCACCCGGCGGGTGTGGCTGCGCCGCAAGCGGCAGCCGGCCACCGCCCTGCCCGAAGTCCTGATCTGA
- a CDS encoding YncE family protein, translating into MRSSATVGTGVVLVCALVLSGCSSKSGDSTDTLQVVADPVAATAPVSPQPAAAPAGTVIASPEVTALAADPATGTLAVAVPDAVLLYRAADLAAAPLRVPVAGRVAQLRVSGGVLLATLPAAGQVARITLPGGEVSTLTVAGQAAGAVTEGDRTLVAVRDRKAVDVFTGGQLTKTIEGQLYSADDVLQAGGNTVVLDELRTAVFSVDVDGGTMAEGLRAGDGATNAVADSFGRVLVVDTRAGALLAFSTGPLLLRQRYPVPGGAYGLAYDAQRALAWVTLTERNEVVGFDVRGGEPVEKYRFPTVRQPDSVTVEERSGRVVVGSAAGEGVQVIQP; encoded by the coding sequence GTGCGCTCCTCCGCCACCGTCGGGACCGGTGTCGTGCTGGTCTGTGCCCTGGTGCTGAGCGGGTGCTCGTCGAAGTCCGGTGACTCCACCGACACGCTGCAGGTCGTGGCCGACCCGGTCGCGGCGACAGCGCCCGTGTCGCCCCAGCCTGCCGCCGCCCCGGCGGGCACCGTGATCGCCTCGCCCGAGGTCACGGCGCTGGCCGCCGACCCGGCCACCGGGACGCTGGCCGTCGCCGTGCCGGACGCCGTGCTGCTGTACCGGGCCGCGGACCTGGCGGCCGCGCCGCTGCGGGTGCCGGTCGCCGGGCGGGTGGCGCAGCTGCGCGTGTCCGGCGGGGTGTTGCTGGCCACGCTGCCCGCGGCCGGGCAGGTCGCCCGGATCACGCTGCCCGGCGGCGAGGTGAGCACCCTGACCGTGGCCGGCCAGGCCGCCGGCGCGGTGACCGAGGGCGACCGGACGCTGGTCGCGGTGCGGGACCGCAAGGCGGTGGACGTGTTCACCGGCGGACAGCTGACCAAGACGATCGAGGGCCAGCTCTACAGCGCCGACGACGTGCTGCAGGCCGGCGGGAACACCGTCGTGCTGGACGAGCTGCGCACCGCCGTGTTCTCGGTGGACGTGGACGGCGGCACCATGGCCGAGGGCCTGCGCGCCGGGGACGGCGCCACCAACGCGGTCGCGGACTCCTTCGGCCGGGTGCTCGTGGTCGACACCCGCGCCGGTGCCCTTCTGGCGTTCTCCACCGGCCCGCTGTTGCTGCGGCAGCGGTACCCGGTTCCCGGCGGGGCGTACGGCCTCGCCTACGACGCGCAGCGCGCGCTGGCGTGGGTGACTCTCACCGAGCGCAACGAGGTCGTCGGATTCGACGTGCGCGGCGGCGAACCGGTCGAGAAGTACCGTTTCCCGACGGTCCGGCAGCCGGATTCGGTTACCGTCGAGGAGCGGAGCGGGCGGGTGGTCGTCGGCTCCGCGGCGGGAGAAGGGGTCCAGGTGATCCAGCCATGA
- a CDS encoding aldo/keto reductase: MQKRQLGRSGLRVSRMALGTMSWGAETDADEAASQLVAFVEAGGTLVDTADIYSGGESERILGGLLGDLVPRDEIVVATKAVARRTDGPFGGGASRGALLSALEGSLRRLGVDHLDLWQLHAWDDSVPLEETLSALDHAVTSGKVRYTGVCNYAGWQLASAAAAGPAGLVATQAEYSLVERGVERELVPAARYHGLGVLPWAPLGRGVLTGKYRHGTPADSRGASAEYAGYVEQHRTERAARIVKAVATAADGLGVSPLVVALAWVRDRPGVVAPVVGARDTGQLTGSLAAEEIALPVAISSALDDVSAVEFGYPERGTK, encoded by the coding sequence ATGCAGAAGCGACAGCTGGGCAGGTCGGGGTTGCGGGTCTCCCGGATGGCGCTCGGCACGATGTCCTGGGGCGCGGAGACCGACGCCGACGAGGCGGCCAGCCAGCTCGTCGCGTTCGTCGAGGCGGGCGGGACGCTCGTGGACACCGCCGACATCTACTCCGGCGGCGAGAGCGAGCGGATCCTCGGGGGCCTGCTGGGCGACCTGGTGCCGCGTGACGAGATCGTCGTGGCGACCAAGGCCGTCGCGCGGCGCACCGACGGGCCGTTCGGCGGTGGCGCCTCCCGCGGCGCGCTGTTGTCCGCGTTGGAGGGGTCGCTACGGCGGCTGGGCGTGGACCACCTGGACCTGTGGCAGCTGCACGCCTGGGACGACTCGGTGCCGCTGGAGGAGACGCTGTCGGCGCTGGACCACGCGGTGACCTCGGGCAAGGTCCGCTACACCGGGGTGTGCAACTACGCGGGCTGGCAGCTGGCGTCGGCCGCCGCGGCCGGGCCCGCCGGGCTGGTCGCCACCCAGGCCGAGTACTCGCTGGTGGAGCGCGGTGTGGAGCGCGAGCTGGTTCCGGCGGCCCGCTACCACGGGCTGGGGGTGCTGCCGTGGGCGCCGCTGGGCCGCGGGGTGCTGACCGGCAAGTACCGCCACGGCACGCCGGCCGACTCGCGGGGCGCGTCGGCCGAGTACGCCGGCTACGTCGAGCAGCACCGCACCGAGCGGGCGGCGCGGATCGTCAAGGCGGTCGCCACCGCGGCCGACGGGCTGGGGGTGTCGCCGCTGGTGGTGGCGCTGGCGTGGGTGCGGGACCGGCCGGGCGTGGTCGCGCCGGTGGTCGGGGCGCGCGACACCGGGCAGCTGACCGGGTCGCTGGCGGCGGAGGAGATCGCCCTGCCGGTCGCGATTTCCTCGGCGCTGGACGACGTCAGCGCGGTCGAGTTCGGTTACCCCGAGCGGGGCACGAAGTGA
- a CDS encoding undecaprenyl-diphosphate phosphatase yields MGWFEALVLGLVQGLTEFLPISSSAHLRITAAFAGWDDPGAAFTAVTQIGTELAVILYFSKKIGRILAAWWRSIYRPEWRHHPDARLGWLIIVGSLPIVVLGLLFQDAIDSAFRDLRLTATTLIVFGILLLIADRVGRQYRTLDQLTIPHGIGYGFAQAMALIPGVSRSGGTVTAGLFLGYTRAEAAEYAFLLALPAVFGSGLYKLTDIGGENSPEWGPTILATLVAFGVGYLVIAWLMNYIKTKSYVPFVIYRIALGVLLIVLVATGVLDPNAGPAM; encoded by the coding sequence ATGGGCTGGTTCGAAGCACTCGTCCTCGGCCTGGTCCAGGGCCTGACCGAGTTCCTCCCGATCTCCTCGAGCGCCCACCTGCGCATCACGGCCGCCTTCGCCGGCTGGGACGACCCGGGCGCGGCGTTCACCGCGGTCACCCAGATCGGCACCGAGCTGGCGGTGATCCTGTACTTCTCGAAGAAGATCGGCCGCATCCTCGCCGCCTGGTGGCGCTCGATCTACCGGCCGGAGTGGCGCCACCACCCGGACGCCCGCCTCGGCTGGCTGATCATCGTCGGGTCGCTGCCGATCGTGGTGCTGGGCCTGCTGTTCCAGGACGCCATCGACAGCGCCTTCCGCGACCTGCGGCTCACCGCGACGACGCTGATCGTGTTCGGCATCCTGCTGCTCATCGCCGACCGCGTCGGCCGCCAGTACCGGACGCTGGACCAGCTGACGATCCCGCACGGCATCGGCTACGGCTTCGCCCAGGCGATGGCCCTGATCCCCGGCGTGTCGCGCTCCGGTGGCACGGTCACGGCCGGCCTGTTCCTCGGCTACACCCGCGCTGAGGCCGCCGAGTACGCGTTCCTGCTGGCCCTGCCCGCCGTGTTCGGCTCCGGCCTGTACAAGCTGACCGACATCGGCGGCGAGAACAGCCCCGAGTGGGGTCCCACCATCCTCGCCACCTTGGTCGCCTTCGGCGTCGGCTACCTGGTGATCGCGTGGCTGATGAACTACATCAAGACCAAGAGCTACGTGCCGTTCGTGATCTACCGGATCGCGCTCGGTGTCCTGCTCATCGTGCTGGTCGCCACGGGCGTCCTTGATCCGAACGCCGGTCCCGCCATGTAG
- a CDS encoding histidine phosphatase family protein, whose amino-acid sequence MATVILLRHGRSTANGSGVLAGRTPKVGLDDTGRAQARALVERLAGVPLAEVVCSPMLRCKNTVAPLVAERGLTRTVEPRLSEVDYGEWTGRELKDLVKEPLWRVVQAHPSAAVFPGGEGLAGMQARAVAAVREHDARITAEHGDHAVWLLCSHGDVLKSILADALGQHLDAFQRIVVDPASISVVRYTEVRPFVVRVNDHSADLAGVVPPTPKRGRKKKTSSDAEIGGSTGQKGRAG is encoded by the coding sequence GTGGCTACCGTGATCCTGCTCCGGCACGGCCGCTCGACCGCGAACGGTTCGGGCGTGCTGGCCGGGCGGACCCCCAAGGTCGGGCTCGACGACACCGGCCGCGCGCAGGCGCGGGCGCTCGTCGAGCGGCTGGCCGGCGTGCCGCTGGCCGAGGTCGTGTGCTCGCCGATGCTGCGCTGCAAGAACACGGTGGCCCCGCTCGTCGCCGAGCGGGGCCTGACCCGCACCGTCGAACCGCGGCTGTCCGAAGTGGACTACGGCGAGTGGACCGGCCGCGAGCTGAAGGACCTGGTCAAGGAACCGCTGTGGCGGGTCGTGCAGGCCCACCCCTCGGCCGCGGTGTTCCCCGGCGGTGAGGGCCTGGCCGGCATGCAGGCCCGCGCGGTCGCCGCGGTGCGCGAGCACGACGCGCGGATCACCGCCGAGCACGGCGACCACGCCGTCTGGCTGCTGTGCAGCCACGGCGACGTGCTCAAATCCATCCTGGCCGACGCGCTGGGGCAGCACCTGGACGCGTTCCAGCGGATCGTGGTCGACCCGGCGTCGATCTCCGTGGTCCGCTACACCGAGGTGCGCCCGTTCGTGGTGCGCGTCAACGACCACAGCGCGGATCTGGCCGGGGTGGTGCCGCCGACGCCGAAGCGCGGTAGGAAGAAGAAGACGTCCTCCGACGCGGAGATCGGAGGGTCGACAGGACAGAAGGGCCGCGCTGGATGA
- a CDS encoding M3 family metallopeptidase has translation MTPDTPFSQASDLPYGLPPFDRIADEHFGPAFEAGLAEHAAEIEAIAGNPEPATFENTIVALDTSGRLLQRVSSVFFNLTSSDTNPARQELQAEIAPKLAAHSDAIHLNPALFARVKELYDRRDQLGLDEESAWLLERTYTDFQRAGAGLDESQQAKLRVLNEELSTLSTRFQENLLRDTNDLAVLVEDPAELAGLSDGTIAAAREAAASRGGEGYLLTLNLPTSQPLLSALENRALRERLFTASISRGNRGNDNDNSAVLARIVQLRAEKAALLGHPNHAAYVISDETARTAEAAVGLLERLAPVAVANARRDAAELQTYLEQDHPGATLEPWDWAFYAERVRKAKYDLDDATLRPYFELDRVVRDGVLFAASKLYGLSFTERHDLPVYHPDVRVFEVFDADGSPLGLFLGDYYTRDSKRGGAWMNTFVDQSHLLGERPVVVNNLNIAKPPAGEPTLLTFDEVTTLFHEFGHALHALVSDVRYPKFSGTNVPRDFVEYPSQVNEMWMLWPEVLANYAKHHETGEPLPQRLVERLEESAQYGQPFATTEYLAASLLDQAWHGLGTEDAVGDVASFEAAALEKAGVAVPAIPPRYRSTYFAHVFSGGYSAGYYSYIWSEVLDADTVEWFKENGGLKRENGDHFRATLLSRGGAGDPMGFFRAFRGRDPEIAPLLARRGLTGA, from the coding sequence ATGACACCGGACACCCCGTTCTCGCAGGCGAGCGACCTGCCCTACGGTCTGCCCCCGTTCGACCGGATCGCCGACGAGCACTTCGGCCCGGCGTTCGAGGCCGGTTTGGCCGAGCACGCCGCGGAGATCGAGGCCATCGCAGGCAACCCGGAGCCGGCGACCTTCGAGAACACGATCGTGGCCCTGGACACCTCGGGGCGCCTGCTGCAGCGCGTCTCGTCGGTGTTCTTCAACCTCACCTCCTCCGACACCAACCCGGCGCGGCAGGAGCTGCAGGCCGAGATCGCGCCGAAGCTGGCCGCCCATTCCGACGCCATCCACCTGAACCCGGCGCTGTTCGCCCGCGTCAAGGAGCTGTACGACCGGCGCGACCAGCTGGGCCTGGACGAGGAGTCGGCGTGGCTGCTGGAACGCACCTACACCGACTTCCAGCGCGCCGGCGCCGGGCTCGACGAGAGCCAGCAGGCCAAGTTGCGGGTGCTCAACGAGGAACTGTCCACGTTGTCCACCCGGTTCCAGGAGAACCTGCTGCGCGACACCAACGACCTCGCCGTGCTGGTCGAGGACCCGGCGGAGCTGGCCGGCCTGTCCGACGGCACGATCGCCGCCGCGCGTGAGGCCGCCGCGTCCCGCGGTGGCGAGGGGTACCTGCTCACCCTGAACCTGCCCACCTCGCAGCCGCTGCTGTCCGCCCTGGAGAACCGGGCGCTGCGGGAACGGCTGTTCACCGCGTCGATCTCGCGCGGCAACCGCGGCAACGACAACGACAACTCGGCCGTGCTGGCGCGGATCGTGCAGCTGCGCGCCGAGAAGGCCGCCCTGCTCGGCCACCCCAACCACGCGGCGTACGTGATCTCCGACGAGACCGCCCGCACCGCCGAGGCCGCCGTCGGGCTGCTGGAACGGCTCGCGCCCGTCGCCGTGGCCAACGCGCGCCGCGACGCCGCCGAGCTGCAGACCTACCTCGAACAGGACCACCCCGGCGCCACGCTCGAGCCGTGGGACTGGGCCTTCTACGCCGAACGCGTCCGCAAGGCGAAGTACGACCTCGACGACGCGACGCTGCGGCCCTACTTCGAGCTGGACCGCGTGGTGCGCGACGGCGTCCTGTTCGCGGCGAGCAAGTTGTACGGGCTGAGCTTCACCGAACGCCACGACCTGCCCGTCTACCACCCGGACGTGCGGGTGTTCGAGGTTTTCGACGCCGACGGCAGCCCGCTGGGCCTGTTCCTGGGCGACTACTACACGCGCGACTCCAAGCGCGGCGGCGCCTGGATGAACACCTTCGTCGACCAGTCGCACCTGCTGGGCGAGCGGCCGGTGGTGGTCAACAACCTCAACATCGCCAAACCGCCTGCCGGCGAGCCGACGCTGCTCACCTTCGACGAGGTCACCACCCTGTTCCACGAGTTCGGGCACGCGCTGCACGCGCTGGTGTCGGACGTGCGCTACCCGAAGTTCTCCGGCACCAACGTGCCCCGGGACTTCGTGGAGTACCCGTCGCAGGTCAACGAGATGTGGATGCTGTGGCCGGAGGTGCTGGCGAACTACGCCAAGCACCACGAGACCGGGGAGCCGCTGCCGCAGCGCCTGGTGGAGCGGCTGGAAGAGTCGGCCCAGTACGGCCAGCCCTTCGCCACCACCGAGTACCTGGCCGCGTCGCTGCTGGACCAGGCCTGGCACGGGCTGGGCACCGAGGACGCGGTCGGCGACGTCGCCTCGTTCGAGGCCGCGGCGCTGGAGAAGGCCGGGGTGGCGGTGCCGGCGATCCCGCCGCGCTACCGCAGCACCTACTTCGCGCACGTGTTCAGCGGCGGCTACTCGGCCGGGTACTACTCCTACATCTGGAGCGAGGTGCTCGACGCCGACACCGTGGAGTGGTTCAAGGAGAACGGCGGTCTCAAGCGCGAGAACGGCGACCACTTCCGGGCCACGCTGCTCTCCCGGGGCGGCGCCGGTGACCCGATGGGCTTCTTCCGCGCCTTCCGTGGCCGTGACCCGGAGATCGCGCCGCTCCTGGCGCGGCGTGGGCTGACCGGCGCCTGA
- a CDS encoding class I SAM-dependent methyltransferase produces the protein MEVGREAQYDVFAEEFLDHARDGFYNAHLDRPACLDLLGDVAGLRVLDAACGPGLYAEELVTRGAGVVGVDISPRMVELSRRRVPAGEFRVHDLAEPLDWLPDASVDRVLFALAVEYVDDRVALLRELRRVLRPDGALVLSRQHPFGNWLRHGGNYFEPRVVEEVWSRGWRVRYWLSPLERTCEELRAAGFLVERLVEPRPSHEAATLDPERFERLSREPTGFLAVRAVPDPR, from the coding sequence ATGGAGGTCGGGCGGGAGGCGCAGTACGACGTCTTCGCCGAGGAGTTCCTCGACCACGCGCGGGACGGCTTCTACAACGCCCACCTGGACCGGCCGGCGTGCCTCGACCTGCTCGGGGACGTCGCCGGTCTGCGGGTGCTGGACGCCGCGTGCGGTCCAGGCCTGTACGCGGAGGAGCTGGTGACGCGCGGCGCGGGCGTGGTCGGCGTGGACATCAGCCCGCGCATGGTCGAGCTGTCCCGGCGCCGCGTTCCGGCCGGCGAGTTCCGCGTGCACGACCTCGCCGAGCCGCTCGACTGGCTCCCGGACGCCTCGGTGGACCGGGTGCTGTTCGCGCTGGCCGTGGAGTACGTCGACGACCGGGTGGCGCTGCTGCGGGAGCTGCGCCGGGTGCTCCGGCCGGACGGGGCCCTGGTGCTGTCCCGGCAGCACCCGTTCGGCAACTGGCTCCGGCACGGCGGCAACTACTTCGAGCCGCGGGTGGTCGAGGAGGTGTGGAGCCGCGGCTGGCGGGTCCGCTACTGGCTCTCCCCGCTGGAGCGGACCTGCGAAGAGCTGCGCGCGGCGGGGTTCCTCGTCGAGCGGCTGGTCGAACCCCGCCCGTCACACGAGGCCGCGACACTCGACCCGGAACGGTTCGAACGCCTCAGCCGCGAGCCGACAGGGTTCCTCGCGGTCCGCGCGGTGCCGGACCCCCGGTAG
- a CDS encoding amidase, whose amino-acid sequence MEWSVKPAGELAAALRAGGVSSVELTEEAIDRIEREDKVVNAICVSDFDRARAAARAADQARARGEDRPLLGIPVTVKESYDVAGLPTTWGMPQHRDFLPAEDAVQVSRLKAAGAVVLGKTNVPRGLQDIQTFNDVYGTTSNPWDHERTAGGSSGGSAAALACGFGALSIGSDLAGSLRTPAHFCGIYAHKPTLGLAAPRGMVAPPGPALPVDLDLAVVGPMARTARDLTLLLDVMAGPDPLTLGKAHQLTLPPARHQRLSDFRVLVVDEHPCIPTGAAVRAGVHRVAAALADGGARVEQHSRLLPDLAEAATLYMKLLISGAVARFPVDDEQLRARVAGLSADDRSLDAVRLRAMVFSHHDWLAANNRRELHRHDWRQLFAEFDAVVCPITPTPAFPHDHSPNPMERRIDIDGAEYPYFDQLVWAGVATMPGLPATAIPAGRSPEGLPVGVQLIGPMFEDRTPLRLAELLEQEIGGFQAPR is encoded by the coding sequence ATGGAGTGGAGTGTGAAGCCGGCCGGGGAACTGGCGGCCGCGTTGCGTGCCGGCGGCGTGTCCTCAGTGGAACTGACCGAAGAGGCCATCGACCGCATCGAGCGCGAGGACAAGGTCGTGAACGCGATCTGCGTGTCGGACTTCGACCGCGCGCGGGCCGCCGCGCGGGCCGCGGACCAGGCTCGCGCCCGCGGCGAGGACCGGCCGCTGCTCGGGATTCCGGTGACGGTCAAGGAGTCTTACGACGTCGCCGGGTTGCCGACGACCTGGGGCATGCCGCAACACCGGGATTTCCTGCCCGCGGAGGACGCGGTGCAGGTGTCGCGGCTCAAGGCCGCGGGCGCGGTGGTGCTGGGCAAGACGAACGTGCCGCGCGGGTTGCAGGACATCCAGACCTTCAACGACGTCTACGGCACCACCAGCAACCCGTGGGACCACGAGCGCACGGCGGGCGGGTCCTCCGGCGGATCGGCGGCGGCCCTGGCCTGCGGGTTCGGCGCGCTGTCCATCGGCTCCGACCTCGCCGGTTCGCTGCGCACCCCCGCGCACTTCTGCGGCATCTACGCGCACAAGCCGACGCTCGGGCTGGCGGCGCCTCGCGGCATGGTCGCGCCGCCGGGGCCGGCCCTGCCGGTCGACCTCGACCTCGCCGTCGTCGGTCCGATGGCGCGCACCGCCCGCGACCTCACGCTCCTGCTCGACGTCATGGCCGGGCCCGACCCGCTGACGCTCGGCAAGGCGCACCAGTTGACCCTGCCGCCCGCGCGGCACCAGCGGCTGAGCGACTTCCGGGTCCTGGTCGTCGACGAGCATCCGTGCATCCCGACCGGGGCCGCTGTGCGGGCGGGCGTGCACCGGGTGGCCGCCGCGCTCGCCGACGGCGGCGCGCGCGTCGAACAGCACAGCCGGCTGCTGCCCGACCTGGCCGAAGCCGCCACCCTCTACATGAAGTTGCTGATTTCCGGCGCGGTCGCGCGTTTTCCCGTTGACGACGAGCAGTTGCGGGCCCGCGTTGCCGGGTTGAGCGCGGACGACCGGAGCCTCGACGCGGTGCGGTTGCGCGCCATGGTGTTCAGCCACCACGACTGGCTGGCGGCGAACAACCGCCGCGAACTCCACCGCCACGACTGGCGGCAGCTCTTCGCCGAGTTCGACGCCGTGGTGTGCCCGATCACGCCCACGCCCGCGTTTCCGCACGACCACAGCCCGAATCCGATGGAACGCCGCATCGACATCGACGGCGCCGAGTACCCGTACTTCGACCAGCTCGTCTGGGCCGGCGTGGCGACCATGCCCGGCCTGCCCGCCACCGCGATACCCGCGGGCCGCTCCCCCGAGGGCCTGCCGGTCGGGGTGCAGCTCATCGGCCCGATGTTCGAGGACCGCACCCCGCTGCGGCTGGCCGAACTGCTGGAGCAGGAAATCGGCGGCTTCCAGGCGCCGAGGTAG